A single region of the Pseudomonas sp. GGS8 genome encodes:
- a CDS encoding GlsB/YeaQ/YmgE family stress response membrane protein, which yields MGIIGTIFIGLIVGLLARFLKPGDDSMGWIMTILLGIGGSLAATYGGQALGIYHAGQGAGFIGALVGAVILLVIYGLLKKN from the coding sequence ATGGGAATTATCGGAACCATCTTTATTGGCTTGATCGTTGGCCTGCTGGCGCGGTTTCTGAAACCGGGCGATGACAGCATGGGCTGGATCATGACCATCCTGCTCGGTATTGGCGGTTCACTGGCGGCCACTTACGGCGGCCAGGCCCTGGGCATCTACCATGCGGGTCAGGGCGCAGGTTTCATCGGTGCACTGGTAGGCGCGGTGATATTGCTGGTGATCTACGGCCTGCTCAAAAAGAACTGA